A window of Microbacterium sp. Root61 genomic DNA:
CGTGTCGCGGTCGCCCTCCTCACCCGCGGCATCTTCGTCATGCCCGGCGGCCGCCTTTACCTGTCCACCGCGCACACCGACGTGCAGATCGAGGCGACCATCACGATCTTCACCGAGGTCCTCGCCGCGGAAGCCGCGGGAACGCTCGCAGCGGCCGACGCGGTCGCATCATGACGACGCCGCGCGTCGCGTTCGTGGCGGTCTTCCACGAGACGAACACCTTCTCCTCCGGCGAGACCGGCCGCGACGGTTTCGCCGCGCGCTGGTACCGAGGTGGGCAATTGCACGACGCGTTCGCCAGCACGAAAACGGTCGGCGGCGGCTTCCTCGACGGCGCCGCCGAGGCTGGCATGACCGTGGTGCCCGTCTTCGGGGCATTCGCGACACCCTCCGGACCCGTGACCCGCCCGGCGTTCGACGACATCCTCGCGGAGATCGAGCAGGGGCTGACGGATCTCGAGGTCGACGGCATCCTGCTGGAGCTGCACGGCGACCTGTTCGTGTCCGGGTCGGAGGATGCCGAAGCGGAGATCGTTTCGCTGGTGAGTCGGCTGCAGCCCGGGCGGCCGATCGCCGCCGTGACGGATCTGCACGCCAACGTCTCTGTTCCTAGGCTCACCGAACTCGCGATCCTCGTCGGGTACCGCACGAATCCGCACGTCGACACCTGGGCGACCGGTCGCCGAGCCGCGCTGCTCCTCGCCGACGTCATCGCCGGCCGCCTGGCGCCGGTGCGCGAGCATGCCGGGCTGCCCATCGTCGCAGCCCCGTCCGTCCAGCAGACCGCCGATGAACCATTACGCAGCTTGATCGCACTCGCCGACGAGCTGGAGGCCGACCCGCGTCTGGTCGACGTGACGGTCCACGCCGGCTACGCCTACGGCGACTCCGCCTCGACGGGTATGGGCTTCTCTGCGACAGCGGATGCCGCCCATCGCGCTGCCGCCCGCGACGCTGTCGATCGGCTGAAGGCCCTCGCCGCACGCACCGCCTCCGTGTTCCGCACGTCGTTCCCCAGCGCTGCCGACGCGATCCTTGAGGCCGTCACGGCGCCGGGACTGGTCGCGATCGCCGATACGGGTGACAACATCAACGGCGGCTCGCCCGGTGACACGACCTGGCTGTCCCACCTGGCCATCCGGCATCCCGAGCGTCGATTCCTGACGACCATCGCCGATCCGGCCGCCGTTCAGATCGCTCGCACCGCCGGCGTCGGCGCACGCGTGTCGCTCTCTCTCGGCGGACACGCCTCGACGACGAGCGGCGAACCGATCACGGGCGAGGCGGAGGTGCTCGCGATCACCGATGGCGTCTTCCGCAATGAAGGGCCGATGGCGACGGGCAACCGCATCGACATGCACGGCGCGGCCGTCGTGCGCATCGCGAATCTCACGGTGCTGATCCAAGGCAGCGCGACACAGCCGAACGACAGCGCCATGTTCCGCTCCGCCGGCATCGACCTGAACGACGTCGACGTCGTCCTACTCAAGGGCGCCGCCGCGATCCGTGCCGATTGGTCCCCCCGCGTGTCACGCATCATCGACGCAGGCACCCTCGGCGAGACCGACCAGGTGCTCTCCCGACTGGACTACCGTCGCGCGGCACTGCTTCCTGCGCCGGCCGTGCTCGTCGAGCATCAGGACGTGGCCGGCGCCCCCGCGATGTTCCCGTCGGCGGCTCGGATCGGCGAGCGCATCATCGTGGTGTGGTCGGACACTCCCGACGGCTGGCCCGGCGGCCGCGCGCTCGGCTCATGGTCCGACGATGACGGACGTACCTGGTCCGCCCCGGTGGTCGTGGCGACCCCCGCCCCCGGCGAGGCCTCGGTGGTGAGTGCGCTGTCACTGACCCCGCGAGCGGACGGAACCGTTCGCTTCGCCTACAACGGCGTCACGTGGCCCACGCCGAACGCGGCCGATCGGATCGCCACGGTGTCGTTCACGGACTCCACCGACGGCGAACGGTGGAGCGACCCGATCACCCTGCAGTCGCCGTACGCGTTCCCCGCGGTCTACGGGGAGATCGTTCCGGTCCCCGGTGGCGAGATCATGCCGATCTGGGGCCGTCGCTCGAGCGATGAGCACTGG
This region includes:
- a CDS encoding M81 family metallopeptidase codes for the protein MTTPRVAFVAVFHETNTFSSGETGRDGFAARWYRGGQLHDAFASTKTVGGGFLDGAAEAGMTVVPVFGAFATPSGPVTRPAFDDILAEIEQGLTDLEVDGILLELHGDLFVSGSEDAEAEIVSLVSRLQPGRPIAAVTDLHANVSVPRLTELAILVGYRTNPHVDTWATGRRAALLLADVIAGRLAPVREHAGLPIVAAPSVQQTADEPLRSLIALADELEADPRLVDVTVHAGYAYGDSASTGMGFSATADAAHRAAARDAVDRLKALAARTASVFRTSFPSAADAILEAVTAPGLVAIADTGDNINGGSPGDTTWLSHLAIRHPERRFLTTIADPAAVQIARTAGVGARVSLSLGGHASTTSGEPITGEAEVLAITDGVFRNEGPMATGNRIDMHGAAVVRIANLTVLIQGSATQPNDSAMFRSAGIDLNDVDVVLLKGAAAIRADWSPRVSRIIDAGTLGETDQVLSRLDYRRAALLPAPAVLVEHQDVAGAPAMFPSAARIGERIIVVWSDTPDGWPGGRALGSWSDDDGRTWSAPVVVATPAPGEASVVSALSLTPRADGTVRFAYNGVTWPTPNAADRIATVSFTDSTDGERWSDPITLQSPYAFPAVYGEIVPVPGGEIMPIWGRRSSDEHWRAGVWFAEDGTTWQEHGNVGWAPVAALDEHYVDDGSQNVDDDIAEQISQPRFRPHDATGGFNETSIQRVSDGALRAIVRQQGVAGASDPLMLFTTASGDDGRTWSAPTELGFTGMSPCLRVLPDGRLLLAYRRTVPTVADTAAVEVRIGSPDAARWSLPLPLPTGSDEPLPYEYQVGYPSIVTSVTSGEHLVLHYSYRDGEGRLLRLARIRVPELG